A genomic segment from Pseudomonas mendocina encodes:
- a CDS encoding ABC transporter ATP-binding protein, with the protein MYKLEVQDLHKRYGSHEVIKGVSMAAKAGDVISIIGSSGSGKSTFLRCLNLLEQPHAGKILLNGEELKLVPAKDGSLRAADAKQLQRMRSRLAMVFQHFNLWSHMSALENVMEAPVHVLGVSKAEARDKAEHYLAKVGVAHRKDAYPAHMSGGEQQRVAIARALAMEPEVMLFDEPTSALDPELVGEVLKVMQDLATEGRTMVVVTHEMGFAREVSNQLVFLHKGLVEEHGCPKEVLANPQSERLKQFLSGSLK; encoded by the coding sequence ATGTACAAACTCGAAGTTCAGGACCTGCACAAGCGCTACGGCAGCCATGAGGTGATCAAGGGCGTGTCGATGGCGGCCAAGGCCGGCGACGTGATCAGCATCATCGGCTCTAGCGGCTCGGGCAAGAGCACCTTCCTGCGCTGCCTGAACCTGCTGGAGCAGCCGCATGCGGGCAAGATTCTGCTCAACGGCGAAGAGCTGAAGCTGGTGCCGGCCAAGGACGGTTCGTTGCGCGCCGCCGATGCCAAGCAGTTGCAGCGTATGCGCTCGCGCCTGGCCATGGTGTTCCAGCACTTCAACCTGTGGTCGCACATGAGCGCCCTGGAGAACGTGATGGAGGCGCCGGTGCATGTGCTTGGCGTCAGCAAGGCCGAGGCTCGCGACAAGGCCGAGCACTACCTGGCCAAGGTTGGCGTTGCGCACCGCAAGGATGCCTACCCGGCGCACATGAGCGGTGGCGAGCAGCAGCGCGTAGCCATTGCCCGTGCCCTGGCGATGGAGCCGGAGGTGATGTTGTTCGACGAACCGACTTCGGCACTCGACCCGGAGTTGGTCGGCGAAGTGCTCAAGGTGATGCAGGATCTGGCCACGGAAGGCCGCACCATGGTGGTAGTGACCCACGAGATGGGGTTTGCCCGCGAGGTGTCGAATCAGCTGGTGTTCCTGCACAAGGGGCTGGTGGAAGAGCACGGTTGCCCGAAGGAAGTGCTGGCCAATCCGCAATCCGAGCGGCTCAAGCAGTTCCTTTCCGGTAGTCTCAAATAA